A single Eubalaena glacialis isolate mEubGla1 chromosome 18, mEubGla1.1.hap2.+ XY, whole genome shotgun sequence DNA region contains:
- the BCL2L12 gene encoding bcl-2-like protein 12, giving the protein MAGSEELGLREDTLRVLAAFLRRSEAAGSPIPTPPRSPAQEEPTDFLSRLRRYLPCSLGRGAVPPESPRPCSLPLRPCYGSEPGPATPDFYALVAQRLEQLVQEQLKSPPSPELQGHAPTEKEALLRKLVALLEEEAEVINQKLASDPALRRKLARLSAGSFSRLVELFSSREGNPRPSQALPSLPCPGPPPPSPEPLARLALAMELSRRVARLGGTLAGLSVEHVHSFAPWIQAHGGWGGILAVSPVDLNLPLD; this is encoded by the exons ATGGCAGGCTCGGAAGAGCTGGGGCTCCGAGAGGACACGCTGAGGGTCCTAGCTGCCTTCCTAAGGCGGAGTGAGGCTGCGGGGTCTCCCATTCCGACCCCACCCAG GAGCCCTGCCCAAGAGGAGCCAACAGACTTCCTGAGCCGCCTTCGAAGATATCTTCCCTGCTCCCTGGGGCGAGGAGCAGTTCCCCCTGAGTCCCCTCGGCCTTGCTCCCTGCCCCTCCGGCCATGCTATGGTTCAGAGCCTG GCCCAGCTACTCCAGATTTCTATGCCCTGGTGGCCCAGCGGCTGGAACAGCTGGTCCAAGAGCAACTGAAATCCCCACCTAGCCCAG AATTACAGGGTCACGCACCCACAGAGAAGGAAGCCCTGCTGCGAAAGCTGGTGGCCTTGctggaggaagaggcagaagtCATCAACCAGAAG CTGGCCTCAGACCCCGCCCTGCGGCGCAAGCTGGCCCGCCTCTCCGCCGGTTCCTTCAGCCGCCTAGTGGAGCTCTTCTCTAGCCGGGAGGGCAACCCTCGCCCAAGCCAAGCACTCCCCTCGCTGCCGTGCCCCGGGCCCCCACCGCCTTCCCCGGAGCCTCTGGCCCGCCTGGCCCTGGCCATGGAGCTGAGCCGGCGCGTGGCCAGGCTGGGGGGCACCCTGGCCGGTCTCAGCGTAGAGCACGTGCACAGCTTTGCGCCCTGGATCCAGGCCCACGGGGGCTGG GGGGGCATCCTGGCAGTTTCACCTGTGGACTTGAACTTACCCCTGGACTGA